TGGACGACCGTCGAAACACCAGTGCTCGTCTCCGACGAAAATGGCGTTGTCATCCTCGCGTCGGTCCCCGACTGGAAATTCACGACACTGCTGCCGCTCGACGACAAGACGCGCACCGCCTTCGACCGCACGCAGCAATACAACCGCCGCGCCCTGCAATCGCTCGGCGTGCGCGAGATCCGCCGGCTCGGCAACGGCGCGCGCGTCGTCAATGTCGCCCGCCACAAGCAGGAACTCGTCTCGCCCTATCCGGTGTCCGGCCGCTTCATGGAACAGTCGCTGCCGCTGCCCGGGACCAAATGGTCGCTGACCGTTTTCACCCCGCTCGACGCCGTCGACGACATGAGCACCACGCGCGCCGCCGTCGCCGGCGTCTCGACGCTGCTGCTCTGCATTCTCGCGCTGCTCGTCAATCAACGCCGCCGCCATTTGCGCGACCTGCTCGCGGCGAGCCAGGCGCTGCAGAAGGCGCACGACGAACTCGAACGCAAGGTGGCCGAACGCACCGCCGACCTGTCGTCCGCCAACCGCCAGCTGCAGGAAGAAATCGTCGAACGCGTGCGCGCCGAACGCAGCCTGCGCGCGACGCAGGACGGCCTTATCCAGGCCGGAAAACTGGCGGTCATCGGCCAGCTGTCGACGGGCATCGCCCACGAACTCAACCAGCCGCTGGCGGCGCTGCGCACGCTGTCGGGCAACACCATGCGTTTCCTGGAGCGCGGCGACGCGACGACAGCGCGCTCCAATCTCGAACGCATCGCCCAGATCACCGACCGCATGGGGCAGATCACCGGCCAGCTCAAGGCCTTTGCCCACAAATCGAGCGGCCGGCCGCAAACGGTCGATATGCGCCAGGTCGTCGCCCATGCCGTCGCGCTGCTCGACCAGCGCCTCAAAACCAGCGCCACCGAGATCCATACCGATTTTCCCGACACCCCGCTCAAAGCGTGGTGCGACCCGAACCGCCTCGAACAGGTGCTGATCAACCTCCTCGGCAACGCACTCGACGCCATGGCCGGACTGCCTTCGCCGCGCATCGACATCAACGGCTGCGAAGAAGGCATGATGATCCGCCTCGAAGTGCGCGACCACGGCCCCGGCCTCAGCGATGAAGCGCTGGCACGGCTGTTCGAGCCCTTCTACACGACCAAGGAGGTCGGCGTCGGGCTGGGGCTTGGACTCACCATTTCAGCCGGCATCGTCAGCGATTTCGGCGGCACGCTGACCGGCGACAACCACCCCGACGGCGGCGCCCGCTTCACGCTCGCCATTCCAAAGTCATCGCACTGAATCCACCATGACCGATACGCTCAAAGTCCTCATCATCGAAGACGACCCTGACGTCCGCCTCGGCTGCGAACAGGCGCTCCAGCTCGAAGGCATCGCCACCGAGGCCGTCGATAGCGCCGAAGCGGCCAAACGCCGCGTCGGCCCGGACTTCCGCGGCATCATCGTCAGCGACATCCGCCTGCCGCGCATGGACGGCATGACCTTCCTGCGGCAGATCATGGCACTCGATCCGGAATTGCCGGTCGTGCTGATCACCGGCCATGGCGACATCTCGATGGCCGTGCAGGCGATGAAGGACGGCGCCCACGACTTCATCCAGAAGCCCTTCCCGCCCGAATATCTCGTCGAAGTCGTCCGCCGCGCCCTCGAAAAGCGCCAGCTGATCCTCGAAAACCGTGAGTTGCGCCACCGGCTCGAAGGCCGCGAGCAGATCGAAGCCCGCCTGATCGGCGACTCCGGCGCCATGAAACGCGTACGCCAGCTGATCGCCGGACTCGCCGACAGCGCCGCCGACCTGCTGATTCAGGGCGAGACCGGCACCGGCAAGGAACTCGTCGCGCGCTGCCTGCACGAAGCCAGTCCGCGCCAGACCGGAAACTTCGTCGCCATCAACTGCGGCGGCCTGCCCGAAACGCTGTTCGAGAGCGAGATCTTCGGCCACGAGGCGGGCGCCTATACCGGTGCCAGCAAGCGCCGCATCGGCAAGATCGAACACGCCAACGGCGGCACGCTCTTCCTCGACGAAATCGAGAGCATGCCTTTGCCGATGCAGATCAAGCTGCTGCGGGTCCTGCAGGAACGCTCGCTCGAACGCCTCGGCTCGAACACCACGATCCCGATCGACTGCCGCGTCATCGCCGCCACCAAGGAAGACCTGCTCTCGCTTTCG
The uncultured Propionivibrio sp. DNA segment above includes these coding regions:
- a CDS encoding ATP-binding protein, whose amino-acid sequence is MTLRQHLQIRHPLRLTALVSACALLIAMIAFATYRISQQMGLAEMQITGRHRLDLYAASLEREIVKYAYFPSTLGLEQSVLQLLTHPNDPKLVAKVNSFLEQVNERAGTLSIYVMDNKGQVHASSNWRRPDSFIGEDLSFRSYFRDAMETGSGRFFGIGTTRSEPGYYLSSAVEDKNRTRGVAIVKVSLEQLEKSWTTVETPVLVSDENGVVILASVPDWKFTTLLPLDDKTRTAFDRTQQYNRRALQSLGVREIRRLGNGARVVNVARHKQELVSPYPVSGRFMEQSLPLPGTKWSLTVFTPLDAVDDMSTTRAAVAGVSTLLLCILALLVNQRRRHLRDLLAASQALQKAHDELERKVAERTADLSSANRQLQEEIVERVRAERSLRATQDGLIQAGKLAVIGQLSTGIAHELNQPLAALRTLSGNTMRFLERGDATTARSNLERIAQITDRMGQITGQLKAFAHKSSGRPQTVDMRQVVAHAVALLDQRLKTSATEIHTDFPDTPLKAWCDPNRLEQVLINLLGNALDAMAGLPSPRIDINGCEEGMMIRLEVRDHGPGLSDEALARLFEPFYTTKEVGVGLGLGLTISAGIVSDFGGTLTGDNHPDGGARFTLAIPKSSH
- a CDS encoding sigma-54 dependent transcriptional regulator, translated to MTDTLKVLIIEDDPDVRLGCEQALQLEGIATEAVDSAEAAKRRVGPDFRGIIVSDIRLPRMDGMTFLRQIMALDPELPVVLITGHGDISMAVQAMKDGAHDFIQKPFPPEYLVEVVRRALEKRQLILENRELRHRLEGREQIEARLIGDSGAMKRVRQLIAGLADSAADLLIQGETGTGKELVARCLHEASPRQTGNFVAINCGGLPETLFESEIFGHEAGAYTGASKRRIGKIEHANGGTLFLDEIESMPLPMQIKLLRVLQERSLERLGSNTTIPIDCRVIAATKEDLLSLSEQGRFRSDLYYRLSVATLMLPSLRERREDIPLLFQHFLMQAAARHGRPVPPTDAVRSNTLLGYHWPGNVRELRNVADRCVLGIEASAPPFGNESDDKPRPLSETVEAFERALIADALKRHQGSLARSAEALGIPKTTLHDKIRKYGLSDTGAA